The genome window CGGCGAATAAGGAGCGCGACAGATGGGAATTCTTGAAGTCAAAGGCGTCAACAAGCGCTTCGGCGGGCTCCAGGCGCTGGGAGACGTGAACCTCTCGGTGCAGGAAAACACCGTGCACGCCATCATCGGCCCCAACGGGGCGGGCAAGTCCACCCTGCTCAACTGCCTCGTCGGCAAGCTGATCCCCGACTCTGGCTCGGTCAGCTTCGACGGCCAGTCGGTGCTGGGCCGCAGCCCCCACGAGATCAACCAGATGGGCATATCCCGGGTGTTCCAGACCCCCGAGATCTTCGGCGACCTCACGGTCTTCGAAAACACCATGATCCCCTGCTTCGCCAAGCGCGACGGGGTGTTCAAGCTCAACGCCATCGGCTCGGTCGGCTCGCAGGGCGATATCCGCGATCAGGCCATGGCCATGCTGGAAGACGTGAACATGGCCGAAAAGGCCGGCATGAGCGCCGCCTCCCTCTCGCGAGGCGACAAGCGGCGGCTCGAAATGGCCATGTGTCTGGCGCAGGAACCCAAGATGCTGCTGCTCGACGAGCCGACAGCGGGCATGGCGCGGGCCGACACCAACAACACCATCGACCTGCTGCGCGAGATCAAGGAAAAGCGCGATATCACCATCGCCATCATCGAGCACGACATGCACGTGGTGTTCTCGCTCGCCGAGCGCATCACCGTGCTGGCCCAGGGCACCCCGCTGGTCGAGGACACGCCCGAAAACATCAAGGGCCACCCCAAGGTGCAGGAAGCCTATCTCGGAGGCCACGGCTGAGGCCGGAGGAGAGACAGACATGAACGTCAAACCCGACTTTTCCAAAAACGCCAACCACGCCGCCACCGCGCCCGCCTACTTCTCGGTCTGGGATCTCGAGGCCTATTACGGCGAGAGCTACATCGTGCAGGGCATCAGCTTCAACGTGCACGAGGGCGAGATCCTCGCGCTGCTGGGCCGCAACGGCGCCGGCAAAACCTCGACCCTGCGCGCCATCGCCCGGCTCGACGATCCGCAGGTGACACGCGGCGAAATCTGGCTCGACCACGAGCCGCTGCACCTCAAGCGGGCCCATGAGGCCAGCCAGCTCGGCATGGGCCTCGTGCCCGAGGACCGCCGCATCATCCCCGGCCTCACCGTCGAGGAAAACCTCAAGCTGGCCCAGATCGCCCCGCCCATCGGCTGGTCGCTCGAACGGCTCTACGAGCTGTTCCCCCGCCTCGGCGAGCGCCGCCTGCAGGAGGGCGTCACGCTCTCGGGCGGCGAGCAGCAGATGCTCGCCATCGCCCGTGCGCTGGCGCGTGACATCAAGGTGCTCCTGCTCGACGAGCCCTACGAGGGCCTCGCCCCGGTGATCGTCGACGAGATCGAGAAGACCCTGCGCATCATCAAGGAGCAGGGCATCACCACGATCATCGTCGAGCAGAACGCCGTGCGCGCGCTGGAACTGGCCGACCGTGCCGTGATCCTCGACACCGGCAAGATCGTGTTTGACGGCACCGCCGCAGAAGTGCTGGAAAATGCCGAGCTCAGGGCCGAGTATCTCGCCATCTGAGTGCGACCTTTCGGGGGCTGGCCCTTCTCCGGGGCCGCCCCTACCACTTTGCACAGAGAAAGACCGGACCGCGCGGCGCATCAGATGCCCCGGCCCAGAGGAGGACATTATGACCGAAGCCAAGACCTATCCGCCCAGCGCCGACTTTGCGGCCAATGCCAATGTCGATGCCGCCAAGTACGACGAGATGTACGCGGCTTCGGTGAACGACCCGGAGGGCTTCTGGCGCGAGCAGGCCAAGCGCCTCGACTGGATCACCTTCCCCGAAACCATCAAGAACACCTCCTTCAAGTCCGATGACGTGTCGATCAAGTGGTATGAAGACGGCGTGCTCAACGTCTCCGCCAACTGCATCGACCGCCACCTCGAAAAGCGCGCCGACCAGGTGGCGATCATCTGGGAGCCGGATGATCCCGAGACCCCCGCGCGCGAAATCACCTACCGCGAGCTGCACGAGAAGGTCTGCCGCATGGCCAACGTCATGCTCTCCCAGGGCGTGATGCGCGGCGACCGCGTGGTGATCTACCTCCCGATGATCCCCGAGGCGGCCTATGCCATGCTCGCCTGTGCCCGCATTGGCGCGATCCACTCCATCGTGTTCGCAGGCTTCTCGCCCGACGCGCTGGCCAACCGGATCAACGACTGCGACGCCAAGCTCGTCATCACCTCCGACAGCGCGCCGCGCGGCGGCCGCCGGACGCCGCTGAAGTCCAACACCGATGCCGCCCTGCTGCACTGCTCCGACAAGGTGCGCTGCCTCGTGGTCAAGCACACCGGCGACCAGACCACATGGGTGCAGGACCGCGATGTCGACGTGCTGGCGATGATGGAAGAGGTCGCCCCCGATTGCCCGCCGCGCCCGATGAACGCCGAAGACCCGCTGTTCATCCTCTACACCTCCGGCTCCACCGGTAAACCCAAGGGCGTGGTGCACACCTCCGGCGGCTACCTCACCTACGCCTCCCTCACCCATGAGGTCAGCTTCGATTACCACGAGGGCGATATTTACTGGTGCGGTGCCGATGTCGGCTGGGTCACCGGCCACACCTACATCGTCTACGGCCCGCTTGCGAACGGCGCGACCACGCTGATGTTCGAAGGCGTGCCCACCTACCCCTCCCCGGCCCGGTTCTGGGAGGTGATCGAGAAGTGGAAGGTCAACCAGTTCTACACCGCCCCCACCGCCCTGCGCGCGCTCATGGGCCAGGGCAACAGCTACGTCGAAGGCTCCGATCTGTCCTCGCTCAAGGTGCTCGGCACCGTCGGCGAGCCGATCAACCCCGAGGCCTGGAACTGGTATCACGAGGTCGTCGGCGGCGGCAAAACCCCGATCGTCGACACATGGTGGCAGACCGAAACCGGCGGCCACATGATGACCCCCCTGCCCGGCGCCCATGCCACCAAGCCCGGCGCCGCGATGAAGCCCTTCTTCGGCGTCCAGCCCGTTGTGCTCGAACCCACCACCGGCGAGGTGATCGAAGAGACCGCCACCGAGGGCGTGCTAGCGATCAAAGACAGCTGGCCCGGCCAGATGCGCACCGTCTGGGGCGATCACGACCGCTTCGAGAAAACCTATTTCTCCGACTACAAGGGCTACTACTTCTCCGGCGACGGCTGCCGCCGCGACGCCGATGGCGACTACTGGATCACCGGCCGGGTCGATGACGTCATCAACGTCTCCGGCCACCGCATGGGCACCGCCGAGGTCGAGTCTGCGCTGGTCGCCCACGCCAAGGTCGCCGAGGCCGCCGTTGTGGGCTACCCCCACGAGATCAAGGGC of Oceanicola sp. 502str15 contains these proteins:
- a CDS encoding ABC transporter ATP-binding protein, whose protein sequence is MGILEVKGVNKRFGGLQALGDVNLSVQENTVHAIIGPNGAGKSTLLNCLVGKLIPDSGSVSFDGQSVLGRSPHEINQMGISRVFQTPEIFGDLTVFENTMIPCFAKRDGVFKLNAIGSVGSQGDIRDQAMAMLEDVNMAEKAGMSAASLSRGDKRRLEMAMCLAQEPKMLLLDEPTAGMARADTNNTIDLLREIKEKRDITIAIIEHDMHVVFSLAERITVLAQGTPLVEDTPENIKGHPKVQEAYLGGHG
- a CDS encoding ABC transporter ATP-binding protein, with the protein product MNVKPDFSKNANHAATAPAYFSVWDLEAYYGESYIVQGISFNVHEGEILALLGRNGAGKTSTLRAIARLDDPQVTRGEIWLDHEPLHLKRAHEASQLGMGLVPEDRRIIPGLTVEENLKLAQIAPPIGWSLERLYELFPRLGERRLQEGVTLSGGEQQMLAIARALARDIKVLLLDEPYEGLAPVIVDEIEKTLRIIKEQGITTIIVEQNAVRALELADRAVILDTGKIVFDGTAAEVLENAELRAEYLAI
- the acs gene encoding acetate--CoA ligase; the protein is MTEAKTYPPSADFAANANVDAAKYDEMYAASVNDPEGFWREQAKRLDWITFPETIKNTSFKSDDVSIKWYEDGVLNVSANCIDRHLEKRADQVAIIWEPDDPETPAREITYRELHEKVCRMANVMLSQGVMRGDRVVIYLPMIPEAAYAMLACARIGAIHSIVFAGFSPDALANRINDCDAKLVITSDSAPRGGRRTPLKSNTDAALLHCSDKVRCLVVKHTGDQTTWVQDRDVDVLAMMEEVAPDCPPRPMNAEDPLFILYTSGSTGKPKGVVHTSGGYLTYASLTHEVSFDYHEGDIYWCGADVGWVTGHTYIVYGPLANGATTLMFEGVPTYPSPARFWEVIEKWKVNQFYTAPTALRALMGQGNSYVEGSDLSSLKVLGTVGEPINPEAWNWYHEVVGGGKTPIVDTWWQTETGGHMMTPLPGAHATKPGAAMKPFFGVQPVVLEPTTGEVIEETATEGVLAIKDSWPGQMRTVWGDHDRFEKTYFSDYKGYYFSGDGCRRDADGDYWITGRVDDVINVSGHRMGTAEVESALVAHAKVAEAAVVGYPHEIKGQGIYCYVTLMNGEEPSEDLKKELRTWVRNEIGPIASPDVIQWAPGLPKTRSGKIMRRILRKIAENDTGALGDTSTLADPSVVDDLIENRAK